One genomic region from Pararge aegeria chromosome 14, ilParAegt1.1, whole genome shotgun sequence encodes:
- the LOC120629335 gene encoding short-chain dehydrogenase/reductase family 9C member 7 isoform X1: MQRFGQRSAKRSVCNSLCSRKHGYAGKLRAYEAMSWTKVVAITGCDSGLGWAIAARAAREGLVTIAGMYNGCDTEAAQELKKFCVHPCKLDVTDSQSVTEFRDYVNNVILDNPHYKLYAVVNNAGVMTIGNYEWHTPQIIENTINVNLLGAMRVVSSFLPEIRRSAAFSDFKPRIINVASHCGLQPMPGFGPYSASKAGLLAWTRAVHLEHFQDGLSVVSFIPGGFIGSSNLTTNQVANGDKMLSHLSEEQKSVYETRMKTLNTYLGQASNNPRFDSLNNEDIIETFIKALSDHKPKQIYKVESWRYKLYYNLLKLPLPDATYHWLIKKFLNFPE; encoded by the exons ATGCAACGCTTCGGGCAAAGATCTGCAAAACGTTCAGTTTGCAACTCGCTCTGTTCTCGAAAACACGGGTACGCGGGTAA ACTAAGAGCTTATGAAGCAATGTCTTGGACGAAAGTAGTTGCAATAACAGGATGTGACAGTGGCCTCGGATGGGCCATAGCGGCTCGTGCAGCGAGAGAAGGACTTGTCACAATAGCAG gcaTGTACAATGGTTGTGATACTGAAGCCGCTCAAGAACTCAAAAAATTTTGTGTCCATCCGTGTAAATTAGACGTTACAGACTCACAAAGTGTTACTGAGTTTCGTGATTATGTAAATAACGTAATATTGGACAATCCACATTACA aactttacGCCGTGGTCAACAACGCTGGAGTAATGACTATCGGCAACTACGAATGGCATACGCCACAAATAATTGAAAACACAATTAACGTCAACCTACTTGGAGCTATGAGGGTTGTTTCATCATTTTTACCGGAAATAAGAAGAAGTGCAGCTTttagt GACTTCAAGCCCCGTATCATAAACGTTGCAAGTCACTGCGGATTGCAGCCTATGCCAGGATTTGGACCTTACAGTGCGAGCAAAGCGGGGCTTTTAGCATGGACACGTGCAGTACATTTAGAACACTTCCAGGATGGCCTTAGTGTTGTATCATTTATACCAG gCGGATTCATTGGATCAAGCAATTTAACTACAAATCAAGTTGCGAATGGAGACAAAATGCTCAGCCATTTAAGCGAAGAACAGAAGTCCGTTTATGAAACTAGGATGAAaactttaaatacatatttgggGCAAGCTTCAAACAACCCGAGATTCGATTCTCTGAACAACGAAGATATTATTGAAACATTTATAAAAGCTCTCAGTGATCATAAGCCTAAGCAAATATATAAAGTTGAATCATGGCGATATAAgttatattacaatttattaaaactaccaTTACCGGATGCAACGTATCATTGGTTGATtaaaaaatttctaaatttcccCGAATAA
- the LOC120629335 gene encoding D-beta-hydroxybutyrate dehydrogenase, mitochondrial isoform X2 — protein MSWTKVVAITGCDSGLGWAIAARAAREGLVTIAGMYNGCDTEAAQELKKFCVHPCKLDVTDSQSVTEFRDYVNNVILDNPHYKLYAVVNNAGVMTIGNYEWHTPQIIENTINVNLLGAMRVVSSFLPEIRRSAAFSDFKPRIINVASHCGLQPMPGFGPYSASKAGLLAWTRAVHLEHFQDGLSVVSFIPGGFIGSSNLTTNQVANGDKMLSHLSEEQKSVYETRMKTLNTYLGQASNNPRFDSLNNEDIIETFIKALSDHKPKQIYKVESWRYKLYYNLLKLPLPDATYHWLIKKFLNFPE, from the exons ATGTCTTGGACGAAAGTAGTTGCAATAACAGGATGTGACAGTGGCCTCGGATGGGCCATAGCGGCTCGTGCAGCGAGAGAAGGACTTGTCACAATAGCAG gcaTGTACAATGGTTGTGATACTGAAGCCGCTCAAGAACTCAAAAAATTTTGTGTCCATCCGTGTAAATTAGACGTTACAGACTCACAAAGTGTTACTGAGTTTCGTGATTATGTAAATAACGTAATATTGGACAATCCACATTACA aactttacGCCGTGGTCAACAACGCTGGAGTAATGACTATCGGCAACTACGAATGGCATACGCCACAAATAATTGAAAACACAATTAACGTCAACCTACTTGGAGCTATGAGGGTTGTTTCATCATTTTTACCGGAAATAAGAAGAAGTGCAGCTTttagt GACTTCAAGCCCCGTATCATAAACGTTGCAAGTCACTGCGGATTGCAGCCTATGCCAGGATTTGGACCTTACAGTGCGAGCAAAGCGGGGCTTTTAGCATGGACACGTGCAGTACATTTAGAACACTTCCAGGATGGCCTTAGTGTTGTATCATTTATACCAG gCGGATTCATTGGATCAAGCAATTTAACTACAAATCAAGTTGCGAATGGAGACAAAATGCTCAGCCATTTAAGCGAAGAACAGAAGTCCGTTTATGAAACTAGGATGAAaactttaaatacatatttgggGCAAGCTTCAAACAACCCGAGATTCGATTCTCTGAACAACGAAGATATTATTGAAACATTTATAAAAGCTCTCAGTGATCATAAGCCTAAGCAAATATATAAAGTTGAATCATGGCGATATAAgttatattacaatttattaaaactaccaTTACCGGATGCAACGTATCATTGGTTGATtaaaaaatttctaaatttcccCGAATAA